A window of the Vanessa cardui chromosome 25, ilVanCard2.1, whole genome shotgun sequence genome harbors these coding sequences:
- the LOC124540544 gene encoding zinc finger protein 471-like: protein MADYDLIPCYDDDELFQERNDNVTDLHAYYMSQFNLELENGKTKQKNDSFKYGVEESFDFEVLNNWNNTDNNKTDFEIVDEVIENNITDQNIKEVLLDLDSIEFDDGSFKSDSVDENKKVNSNYEPNNDYIDDESLIDELCREDGESCRLTPDAFNDDYLKTSNENLLPSIETAFAKRYCYNNSDNADEYNLQQNVYEENTTQTAINNTQVISSLDHYSYPNNILYNLDSENKYTLPDTPTSCTEFNFDRNTRKISICDSIESDVQSAGYYDENSENFDEDELFINLDDFGLTFERDEATNFDNKGVSENERRSEKEKVQGERVCLWEHCFERYPNQNTLVEHIERAHVNTYKGDEFSCLWRDCARARRPFNARYKLLIHMRVHSGHKPNRCHHPGCGKAFSRLENLKIHVRSHTGERPYACPAPHCRKAFSNSSDRAKHQRTHFNARPYACGAAGCGKRYTDPSSLRKHVKSHPHITQVPRTCAPPPRPIRRAEEQLVPSSPAKLTTLRCIRDKLTVPRLQKL, encoded by the exons ATGGCTGATTATGATCTCATACCTTGCTATGACGACGATGAACTTTTTCAAGAGAGAAACGACAACGTCACAGACCTACACGCGTACTACATGTCACAGTTTAACTTAGAATTAGAAAATGGCAagactaaacaaaaaaatgatagcTTTAAATATGGAGTCGAGGAAAGTTTCGATTTCGAAGTATTAAACAATTGGAataacacagataataataaaactgacTTCGAAATAGTAGACGAAGTTATAGAGAATAATATAACCGATCAAAAcatcaaagaggttttattggATTTGGATAGTATAGAATTTGATGATGGCAGTTTTAAATCTGATTCAGTCGACgagaataaaaaagttaattctaATTATGAACCGAATAACGATTATATTGATGATGAATCATTGATTGACGAACTTTGTAGAGAGGACGGGGAATCGTGTCGGTTAACGCCAGATGCATTTAACGATGATTATTTAAAGACaagtaatgaaaatttattgccATCAATAGAGACTGCATTTGCGAAGCGTTATTGCTATAATAATTCAGATAATGCTGATGAATATAATCTACAACAAAATGTTTATGAAGAAAACACGACACAAACTGCAATTAACAATACACAGGTTATAAGCAGTCTAGATCACTACAGTTACCCAAATAATATACTGTACAATTTAGATAGCGAAAATAAATACACCTTACCTGATACACCGACAAGTTGTACGGAATTCAACTTTGATAGAAATACCAGGAAAATTTCTATATGCGATTCCATAGAGAGCGACGTACAAAGTGCAGGGTACTATGATGAGAACTCTGAGAACTTTGATGAGGATGAGCTCTTTATAAATCTAGATGATTTCGGTTTGACATTCGAAAGAGATGAAGCTACCAATTTTGACAATAAGGGAGTCAGTGAAAATGAGAGAAGATCAGAGAAGGAAAAAGTACAAG GTGAAAGGGTATGTTTATGGGAGCACTGTTTTGAAAGATATCCGAATCAAAACACGCTTGTGGAACACATTGAAAGGGCCCACGTCAACACATACAAAG GTGACGAATTCAGCTGCCTATGGCGGGACTGCGCGCGCGCAAGACGCCCCTTCAACGCGCGCTACAAGCTCCTCATACACATGCGTGTGCACTCCGGACACAAGCCGAATAGATGTCAT CACCCTGGCTGTGGCAAGGCTTTCTCCCGTTTGGAGAACCTGAAGATCCACGTCCGCTCTCACACGGGTGAGCGCCCCTACGCCTGTCCCGCGCCGCACTGCAGGAAAGCCTTCTCCAACTCATCAGATAGGGCAAAGCACCAACGAACACATTTTAACGCT AGACCCTATGCTTGTGGCGCGGCTGGTTGTGGTAAGCGCTACACCGACCCTTCATCATTGAGGAAGCACGTTAAATCACACCCTCACATCACTCAAGTTCCACGCACATGCGCACCGCCGCCCAGACCGATCCGACGGGCGGAGGAACAGCTAGTACCAAGCTCTCCAGCGAAGTTGACAACATTGAGATGTATTAGAGATAAGTTAACTGTACCAAGATTGCAAAAGCTGTAG
- the LOC124540476 gene encoding vitellogenin-like translates to MKIWVLAALIVAVSSGRLTKQNNEVETSQWLWEAGKLYRYDVETHTLAYQMEGASTGNSFKARFTVRVRAPGHLQAKLENAQNAQVHQELNRHEPMPEDLKYQPVPNFDKPFEIYYVGGRVLSLSLPSSVSLAQENLLKGLIGALQVDLSTYRNVHSSHDTYDKESQQGLFRKMETDVTGDCETLYTASPAPPEWRRELPAFTSEEDPIEITKSKNYGHCHHRIDYHFGVPEGAEWTGTAHKPRKEQFINRATVSRILVGKNGPIYKAETTSTVNVHPHLFGKQKAEVHSKVSFQLVSYEQDSEAEWPLSEGNREIPSLLYSMNSKPRQINEDSSSSSSSHESSEQLSSNKFSRSRRSAKPKTVVSINKLIVKNRKDMSGSSSSSESASAYVNDDIPKINEPAYAAMYMNPQPHGDKKQNPMNAQKLVQEIAQLLQNPNNMPKSDFLSKFNILVRVIASMSYGQLSQTSRSIEIAKSSNDNIKLDMWMIYRDAVTQAGTSPAFQQIKTWIENKKIEGEEAAEVVAVLARSLRYPTKETMTQFFELAMSPEVIQQTYLNSTALIAATKFINMGQVNNETSHRYYPSHMYGRMARKHDSFVVDEVLPRLSAALKLAVEQGDSHKSQVYVKAIGNLGHRAILDVYAPYLEGTIKVSTYLRTQIVENLRVLARQRDSHVRTVLFSILRNTAEPHEVRVAAIQNIFMTRPSNAMMQVMAQMTKEDPSKHVRAALKSAILSAAELKHPYFSDLATTAAAVKDMVTDENFGMQDSKHKFMQYANKDNEYDIMGVQSIIGSKTTLLPKTYQYSWRNRIRGWDEESTWYVSTSNRQKTANFFLNEFYERTQQSRDPKTHKYSAQKIAEILNIENDDDALLEASLYLDFMNQQRFFAFTQNDIKDFGVRFGEYLSNLPNGITRHYTKVVNMNQVSVMFPVAAGVPFIFKYKEPTLVHIQTSSTGKYNLVDGDHYKFEMSLDKDIVVTYAVNQDGSVGFLDPLSNQYPSVGLVQKFQLNIPIKSHLELKYGELKWRLAPREPEQDTTIVHYSVWPYTANQKKDSLVTVSQDPTTKVITRPNKVWAIDYKFGQQIGSPFQIQGYSYSKDYRNIGSFFSANYYLSNIYNLFKQKDNAQTHFNLKYLGKQAKSKAVTFTAVYDVLYNQKNSVQMEPVALDINDATPNSPSRREELVKRVISGIKSAKARVLDLSAQFESPEKFEYAATVAVGYSDVDPKTQLGVFIGRNSDQYGPGHVNVLTVITKPSSIAPMNFLEALNNELKMDIESDIRYNQKENIHIKGTAERSKKYTEELQNHPLGKECKRDIENGNNYQQSCHEAIVMAQAPNSLKLAITYKDINPVSRNFFYQVFRIAERFSMWQLEMNPQKVNPEGKIDVTADACFLSHTWNFALNSRQGEIRLRNVPLHMAAPGALSIYKPIFSYERVLNHYSKHQYQPYCSVDGNKVKTFSDRSYDYTLTRSWHVVLLDNRQDRNEKLVVLARRPSENKQEMYISYRSRSGKDLEVEVKPVPAGQKNYIVQVKTNAQKISEGEETVYWDDVDEIPVLEYFTEENGVLIMKISVNYLRIMFDGSRLVVLANSNRDSNRGICGYMNGEARDDYLSPNGLIDQPEYYAASYALIEADSDPKEKELNAQAKKIAYQPKQKYTTILRSDEEWQRNMRLTSNEEWGSQIIYRARNYLKNKEPCQLRPQVQYYENHGEICITTSSLPACQSHCTGDDYNVQAAQVVCQSKLDQQFRAYRDQIRQGQNPRVNGVPQITQYRVPGSCKA, encoded by the exons ATGAAGATCTGGGTCCTAGCGGCCCTTATTG TGGCCGTGTCTTCGGGCCGCCTCaccaaacaaaacaatgaaGTAGAAACATCTCAATGGCTCTGGGAAGCCGGCAAACTATACCGCTATGACGTCGAAACACATACCCTGGCATACCAAATGGAAGGCGCTAGTACTGGAAACTCGTTCAAAGCCCGCTTTACTGTTCGCGTAAGGGCTCCTGGCCATCTTCAGGCTAAATTGGAAAATGCGCAAAATGCTCAAGTTCATCAAGAGCTGAACCGCCATGAACCAATGCCTGAAGATCTCAAGTACCAGCCTGTTCCAAACTTTGACAAGCCTTTCGAAATCTATTATGTTGGTGGTAGAGTGCTCTCGCTTAGTCTGCCATCTTCAGTTTCCCTTGCTCAAGAGAATTTATTGAAGGGTCTTATAGGTGCTCTTCAAGTAGATTTATCTACCTACCGTAATGTTCATAGTTCCCATGACACGTATGACAAGGAAAGTCAACAGGGCTTGTTCAGGAAAATGGAGACTGATGTCACTGGCGATTGCGAGACTCTCTACACCGCATCCCCAGCTCCTCCTGAATGGAGACGTGAACTGCCAGCATTTACCTCCGAGGAAGATCCTATTGAAATCacaaaaagtaaaaactatGGTCACTGCCATCACAGAATTGATTATCACTTTGGTGTACCTGAAGGCGCTGAGTGGACCGGTACGGCACACAAACCCAGGAAAGAACAGTTCATAAACCGAGCTACAGTTTCGAGAATACTTGTTGGTAAAAATGGTCCCATCTATAAGGCCGAGACAACCAGCACCGTTAACGTGCACCCTCATCTGTTTGGCAAACAAAAAGCTGAAGTACACAGTAAAGTCAGTTTCCAATTGGTTTCATACGAACAAGACTCAGAGGCTGAGTGGCCGCTATCTGAAGGTAACCGTGAAATACCCAGTCTTCTGTACTCTATGAACTCAAAACCAAGACAAATAAATGAGGACAGTTCATCTTCTTCGTCATCCCATGAATCGTCTGAGCAGCTAAGCAGTAACAAATTCTCCCGTAGTCGTCGCTCAGCGAAGCCGAAAACGGTTGTATCTATCAACAAATTGATTGTTAAAAATCGCAAGGATATGTCAGGTTCCTCAAGTTCAAGCGAATCCGCTTCGGCCTACGTTAATGACGACATTCCTAAAATCAATGAACCCGCATATGCAGCTATGTACATGAACCCTCAGCCTCATGGTGACAAGAAACAAAACCCAATGAACGCCCAGAAACTTGTACAGGAGATTGCTCAACTGTTACAGAACCCTAACAACATGCCAAAATCTGATTTCCTGTCCAAATTCAACATCCTGGTTCGCGTTATTGCTTCCATGAGCTACGGTCAACTCAGTCAAACAAGTCGCAGCATTGAAATCGCCAAGTCTagcaatgataatattaaattagacatGTGGATGATCTACAGAGATGCAGTGACACAAGCTGGCACATCTCCAGCTTTCCAGCAAATCAAAACCTggattgaaaacaaaaaaatcgaaGGAGAAGAAGCAGCTGAAGTGGTTGCTGTTCTCGCTAGATCTCTGCGTTACCCAACCAAAGAAACAATGACTCAGTTCTTTGAACTTGCTATGAGCCCAGAAGTGATCCAACAGACCTACCTCAACAGCACAGCCTTAATTGCCGCCACCAAATTCATTAACATGGGACAAGTGAACAACGAAACTTCTCACCGCTACTATCCCTCTCACATGTACGGTCGTATGGCACGTAAACACGACAGCTTCGTTGTAGATGAAGTACTTCCCCGTCTTAGCGCAGCATTGAAACTCGCTGTTGAACAAGGTGACAGTCACAAATCGCAAGTTTACGTTAAAGCTATTGGTAACCTCGGTCACCGTGCTATCTTGGATGTCTACGCGCCATACCTCGAAGGTACAATTAAAGTATCGACGTATCTAAGAACGCAGATTGTTGAAAACCTTCGAGTTTTAGCTAGACAAAGGGATAGCCATGTGCGGACTGTATTGTTCAGTATTTTAAGAAATACTGCTGAACCTCATGAAGTAAGAGTAGCCGCTAtccaaaatattttcatgacTCGTCCATCCAACGCCATGATGCAAGTAATGGCACAAATGACTAAGGAAGATCCAAGCAAGCATGTACGTGCTGCCCTTAAGTCTGCGATTCTATCGGCTGCTGAACTTAAACATCCCTACTTCTCTGACCt agcAACGACAGCTGCAGCTGTGAAAGATATGGTAACAGATGAAAACTTCGGCATGCAAGACTCAAAACACAAATTCATGCAATACGCTAACAAAGACAATGAGTACGACATTATGGGTGTTCAATCAATAATTGGCAGCAAAACTACTTTACTGCCTAAGACCTACCAATATTCGTGGAGAAACAGAATAAGAGGTTGGGATGAGGAATCAACG tggTATGTCTCTACTTCTAATAGACAGAAGACGGCTAACTTTTTCTTAAACGAATTCTATGAGAGAACTCAACAAAGCCGCGATCCTAAAACACACAAGTATTCAGCCCAAAAGATAGCGGAAATTCTAAACATTGAAAATGATGACGATGCGCTCTTGGAAGCGTCACTCTATTTGGACTTCATGAACCAACAACGATTCTTCGCCTTCACGCAAAATGATATTAAAGACTTCGGTGTCCGATTTGGCGAATATTTATCAAACTTACCTAATGGTATTACCCGTCACTACACAAAAGTCGTAAACATGAACCAAGTGTCAGTGATGTTCCCCGTAGCTGCTGGTGTTCCTTTCATCTTCAAGTACAAGGAACCCACCCTAGTCCATATCCAAACAAGTAGCACTGGAAAGTACAACCTCGTGGATGGAGATCATTACAAATTTGAAATGTCCCTGGACAAAGACATCGTAGTCACTTATGCTGTAAACCAAGATGGATCTGTTGGTTTCCTTGACCCTCTATCAAACCAATATCCTAGTGTGGGCTTGGTACAAAAATTCCAATTAAACATTCCTATTAAGAGTCATTTGGAGCTTAAGTATGGAGAATTGAAATGGAGGCTGGCACCCAGGGAACCAGAACAAGATACTACAATTGTTCACTACAGTGTATGGCCATACACCGCTAACCAGAAGAAAGACAGCTTGGTAACCGTGTCGCAGGACCCTACCACAAAAGTTATCACGAGACCTAACAAAGTATGGGCAATTGATTACAAATTTGGTCAGCAAATCGGATCACCATTCCAAATTCAAGGGTATTCTTACTCCAAGGACTACAGAAACATTGGAAGCTTCTTTAGTGCCAACTATTATCTCTCTAACATATATAACTTATTCAAACAAAAAGATAACGCTCAAACTCATTTCAACTTAAAGTACCTCGGCAAGCAGGCTAAGAGTAAAGCGGTTACCTTTACGGCGGTTTATG ATGTTCTTTACAACCAAAAGAACAGTGTTCAGATGGAACCAGTTGCATTAGATATCAATGATGCAACCCCTAACAGTCCATCGCGACGAGAAGAGTTAGTGAAACGAGTTATCTCAGGAATCAAATCAGCAAAGGCTCGCGTATTGGATCTTAGCGCTCAATTTGAGTCTCCAGAAAAATTTGAATATGCCGCAACTGTCGCCGTTGGGTACAGTGATGTTGATCCTAAGACACAATTAGGCGTTTTCATCGGCAGAAATTCAGACCAATATGGACCTGGCCACGTTAATGTTCTTACCGTCATTACTAAGCCATCTTCGATAGCTCCAATGAACTTCCTAGAAGCTCTTAATAATGAACTAAAAATGGACATTGAATCGGACATTCGTTATAACCAAAAAGAAAACATCCACATTAAGGGCACTGCTGAAAGATCAAAGAAATACACCGAAGAACTACAAAACCACCCTCTGGGTAAAGAATGTAAACGTGATATTGAAAATGGTAACAACTATCAACAGAGTTGTCACGAGGCGATTGTAATGGCTCAAGCTCCCAACAGCCTCAAGCTTGCTATCACTTACAAAGACATCAATCCAGTCTCTAGAAATTTCTTCTACCAAGTGTTCAGAATTGCTGAACGTTTCAGTATGTGGCAATTAGAAATGAATCCTCAGAAGGTAAATCCTGAGGGTAAAATTGATGTGACTGCAGACGCTTGTTTCTTATCGCACACATGGAACTTTGCTTTGAATTCTCGCCAAGGTGAAATTCGTCTTAGAAACGTACCTCTTCATATGGCTGCTCCTGGAGCTTTGTCCATTTATAAGCCAATCTTCTCCTACGAGCGTGTACTTAATCATTACAGCAAACATCAATACCAAC CATACTGCAGCGTCGATGGTAACAAAGTGAAGACTTTCAGTGACCGTAGTTATGACTACACATTGACTCGTTCTTGGCACGTAGTGCTACTGGATAACAGGCAAGACAGAAACGAGAAATTGGTGGTCTTGGCAAGGCGGCCCAGCGAAAATAAGCAAGAAATGTACATCTCTTACAG ATCTCGCAGCGGCAAAGACTTAGAAGTTGAAGTGAAACCAGTTCCAGCAGGCCAAAAGAACTACATTGTGCAGGTGAAGACAAATGCTCAGAAGATATCCGAGGGAGAAGAAACCGTTTATTGGGATGACGTTGATGAAATTCCAGTCTTGGAATACTTCACTGAGGAAAATGGTGTTTTAATAATGAAGATTAGCGTTAACTATCTCCGGATAATGTTCGATGGTTCGAGACTTGTGGTACTTGCAAACAGTAACCGCGACAGCAACAGAGGTATCTGTGGGTACATGAACGGAGAGGCTCGTGATGATTATCTGTCACCAAATGGTTTAATTGACCAGCCAGAATACTACGCAGCTTCTTATGCCCTGATTGAAGCAGATAGCGATCCTAAAGAGAAGGAATTAAATGCTCAAGCTAAGAAAATCGCTTACCAGccgaaacaaaaatataccacCATTCTACGTTCCGATGAAGAATGGCAGAGAAACATGCGTTTAACGTCAAACGAGGAGTGGGGTTCTCAAATAATTTACAGAGCGAGGAACTATCTAAAGAACAAGGAGCCTTGTCAGTTGAGGCCCCAAGTCCAGTATTATGAGAACCATGGTGAGATCTGTATAACAACGTCCTCCTTACCCGCCTGCCAATCACACTGCACTGGTGATGATTACAATGTTCAAGCAGCTCAAGTTGTTTGCCAGTCCAAGCTTGATCAGCAATTCCGTGCCTACAGGGACCAAATCCGTCAAGGTCAGAACCCAAGAGTCAATGGTGTTCCTCAGATAACTCAATACAGAGTTCCTGGATCTTGCAaggcttaa